The genomic stretch GCAAGCAAGTAAGAAAGCCTTGTGGCAACATACAGTCATTATCTCCCCtccactagaaaaaaaaaaggatctaAGACATAATCTTTACTGAAAATGGTGTGAGAGTCCACAGGAGAAAGAGATATAAATGAGCGAATACAACAAAGTGGAAGATAAACTGTCAACCTCAACAAGATATAGAATGGAAATCAAGAATACATATGCAAAAGTACAAGAGTTAAGAATATTTCACTATACTGATGCTGTTCATGCTAATTATTGAATTCAGTACATTTGTGATTTGAAGTGGTGAATAGAAGTTTGTCATTAAAGCCACAGAGAGGCAAGTTTAACCTGAGCAGTTCCTCTGCTAGTTGTCTGTAAGATCTTATCACATACATACTTGTGCATGAGAAATATAGCTTCCGAATACTTGAGAAAGGCTATACTCGTGCATGAGCTAGTCCACTGTCTTCATTTGGTCTCACAGTCCTGCTTTTGTCTTCCTGCTCCGGGGAATACCAACAAAAAGTGGCTAGAGCATTTAGAATACAGTTTCTGTGCTGTGGAATCCTTTGCCCCCTGTGTTAAAGCATTTAGAGTCTGCAACCAGCTGAAGATAGAGGATTGTCAACTGAAGCATCAATCATCAAACCCACCagcactttctttcctttttacaGTATGCCTCCTTCCCTCTTATGCTCTCATTTTGGATGCTTCTCCAGATCTTCATGATGGATACCTGGGTCTAACACTACATTGTCATCATATAGAACCAATTTATATTTGCAATTGGACCGCTAACACCATcatttttagaattttgtttCCCCATGAGTAAATGgattaactcattcaatacagaTGAATCGACGCAtttgagctgtagctatgaagacgtTTGCATCTGCGGGTGCAAAATCTTTTGGAAACGCTAAACAAATACTACTATCATAAGACAATTCAGAGACTTTTATTGAAGTCTTGCATGTTATGTACACTAAATGAATGAATGGCTGCTGGTTGAAGAACAGCATTAAACTGTATTAGTTATCTttggaaaattttattttttatttgttttcagcaaCAACATGTTATATCCAAAAGAGGACAAGGAGAATAAAGTTCTTTTATATGCAGTAAGTCAACTTTGACACATAAATGAGTTACAGAAAATGGCATGTAGTGGCAGAATCGAGTTCAAATGAGATATAGCTGTGAGACAACCTCTTTTTGGTGATGGGGTCTACTTTGTATccatttgtttcaaattttaccATCATTGTGCAGACTTTAACAACTTGAATGGCTGCTTCACTGATGTAAACACTACTCCTAacatttcccataatgctagtcttttttatCACACCCtcccttttgcaatatcatgttaatctccgctcttgttcttgttatttggttccttgttgtgttttctgtatttgattgtattcttcgtttagtacaattgttgattcttttatagttttatagttcatatgctatttgtttgttttcctgtcccttgtatgctgtacacgtttcattcttgttcttaagcattaagagcatgctccttaggagtgtgagtatgcactttacaaattttgcatttattattattatttgattattattctCATCTGTATTCCTTTCACGGATGTTTTGCAtcagtgtgagtgagagagggactATTTGGTTATCAAGCATAATCATAgtaattacattttataatgCAAGGTTTCAGGATTATAACTTGCGCTGttcttttttatgattttagtGCAGAAATTGTGATTACCAGCAGGAAGCTGATAACCGATGCATATACGTAAATAAGATCATGCACGAGGTTGAGTGAGTATCACATTTTGGATACTTCCATTAATATTTTGGTTCCCGCAGTTCTATCCCACATCCACCTCTCATCCCTAGATCATGTTAAGTGGAGATACTAGTAATAGAAGATGGTAACGAACAAAGAAGTAGTGGGTTTAGGCACAAAAGGTGCAACAGATGTATCTTTATATTACAGTAAAAGCTGTCCCAGAGGAGTGAACAGTATGTGGCTTTTTGTCTTTGACAGTTCATTGACAAGTAGCAGCTCACAAGCAGATTCATAAATCCTgctaaatacattttttagagaaagagaagcagtattttaataacttttaacaAACTTTCAATTTCTTCAGTGAGCTAACACAAATAGTAGGTGATGTGATTGCTGATCCAACTCTTCCACGGACAGAGGACCACCCATGTCCAAAGTGTGGCCATCGAGAAGCTGTCTTTTTTCAGTCACATAGTACCAAAGCAGAGGTTTgttcacaagaaatatttttctccttttctgtgACCATTTTTAATCTTTGCAAGTAGTTTTACAGATACACAGTGATTGGTTTTGTTTCAAAAGTAATTACTATTTTCAGAATTGAAGGAGCACAAAAGTAACCTTTTCATTTCAAGCCCTATAAGGCAAGGTGATTTCTATTCATAGGATCTTCTTGTTGCTAGTTTCACATTATCATGTTTAGGTTATTCCTTGTTaatccttgaggagcatagggctacaacaacacctcgccagcagacctggttttgggcagcacccctcACTTGAGCCCATGTTTGTTccaacatcctttgcctcgctctttactgttcttttccaaatcttgtttggtcttccaactctcctcttcccttgaGGGTTACAGTAAACTGGTTTGGTGTCAACTGGTTTGCACAGCGTATGTCCTATCCaaccccatttgcgctttttgatgtcttggctagtagcattctggttggttcttttacacaggctgctgttggagatcttttcaggccatcttattcccagaatatggcgtggGCATTGGTTTGCAAAGGTCTTGAGCTTGTTGATAGAACCATACGGTAGGACAGCTTTCatgttggtgttgaagatgcagaataagattattgttgtttttggatCTGCCTTTAGTGCTTCTGGGGATATGCCATCTGGacctgctttgccacttttcatgcttttgatagctttgatgatttctgtcttagtgggagggctggtgtatATCAGGAATGGTGGATGAGGTTGATTCAGGATCTCTTCTAAATGTTCCATCAGCTGTCTTTTTCTCCTGCATCGTTTGTTATAGTCttgctttgtctttcactggcttgtttgggttaatgttcctgcctgacaaGAGTTTGTGTTATTTCGCATTGTTGCCTTATAGTCCCGAGGGAAACACATTATCATAaagtttgtcattattttaattgtacCATTATCTTAAATGTTAACTGCTTTGTCTTTTCCATTTCTTGTCAGCATTTGTTTAAGAAGACTTGGGTAACATACCGATGAGTaactatgaaaatatttttaaagttctgaTATGTACTCTAGATAACTTCACGTTCTTGTGTATAGGAGGGAATGCGGCTATACTATGTGTGTACCAATCAACAGTGTGTGCATCGGTGGACAGAGTGACACTggatttttcttaaaactttgAAAAGTGCAGTTCTGTTGATGTCAAAACACATCTCGCACAACTGTGACATGCCCCGAGATGACTGCTACTTCTGgcttttgtttgtaattaaaacTAAGGAAGACATTTTGAATTTGTTTGTGTACTCGGCACATTCATAGGTAAGAATTGCATGTCATATTTTAAGATTACTTCAAACATGCCACAGTCATCCagagtttaaaacaaaaagtattggCATCAGTGACCTTATGTTTATTTGATGTACCTCATCATTGAAACATGAATGTCTCCAAGATAAGGCTTTAGCAACATACATTGACATCAATAAACTAGATTAAAATTCAATGCCTTTCCACCTGGTGTATTGAtagtggagaaaaaaagtatttctacAGTTAAGCCAGgctaaaaaaatcaacacatgaTCTAACAAGTCAAGGCATGTCCAACAGACATAGAATTATGGTCTCCCgaaaaaaatatgaagctaACAAAAGACCAACTTGCTCATAACTGATGATACAAAGGGAGTATATTAACATAAATTTGTGGTTTCTGTCAATCTGCTTCAGTGtgccagtttaaaaaaaaaaatcccattccCACTCTTTTAATACAGAAGAggtaaaaatcatttatttaattcCAGTATTGAAACTAAACATGGCTAATGTTTGTCTCTGACCTGCTAACACATTGACAAGAACAGCATCAAGACTGCTTATACCCCAAGAAAacggaaaataaaaaagcactcTAGTCATTATCAGAATAAAGATTGCTTAATGCATGTACGCTTCAAATTTCACATGCAGCACATCCTTGGGCTTATCAAAATTGTCAGGTGATAAGTCATTCTATTGGACAAgataatacatgtttatcacaAGAGCATCCTCAACCACTCTGTATCTACAAGCTACCAAATAAAACACCTGAGATACAAATGCATACGATTCCTCACTACTCCCTGGCTTAAgatccaaaaaaataaaagagtacATGTACTACtttcagaaatttcttttcaacTACATTCAGATTAACTTTCTCtcccaagtaaaaaaaaaaattaaaccctgatatgcaaaaacaaaaaaaatccatattCACAATCAGATTACAGTTGGCTATCGTCaacaaattcattttaaaaagcagcaaataaaaaaaaagccctgGTTCAAAATGAGACACTAATGTAAGCTTCAAAGGAGTTTCAACAATAGAAAGTGAGCAACATCAGGGATTTGTCTTGGCCAAGGGACTGATCATCCTTCTGCACAAACCAGGATGGCATCAATGTTTGGCCTCACTGaccattttactttttaaaatttattaaattttttgctgTCACTTAAAGCTGCTCTTAATGCAAGCTCTGCCTCATTCATAATGACTAATACAGAGCAAGCAGGGCACGTCAAATTCCACAATCCTCAGGATTGCCACAAATTTAAGTTCAAAGTTTAGACTTTAGTTAGGAGGTTGTAGATGACCAAATAGTGCAGTCTGTAGCTAAAAATCTCCATAAACTGTAACATCCAGAGAATGAAAGTAATAGTAAGCATATCTTTATCAAATGCTTAGAAAAGCAAATGAAGTGGGCTACACGATAAACctccagaaaacaaaaatataaaggacAAAATCTATATTGGTCCCTTTCTTTCCCACTCGTTTGTAAGCCATCAGAATCTGAGAGAAACTACCTTTGATCATGCAGTAAACAAATTATATAGATCATGTGTGGCTACTGAAATAAATGGTCTTGTATATAGTTGTATACATATCCATTATGGGATAAAGAATCGCAAATGGCATGTGTTCTTTCCTACAAGGTAAGAAACATTAAAAGGTGCATTGTTCTAAACAGCATGCTTAACCTTGGTTTATACTTTCAGAATTAGCCATTcctcaaaaacaacttttaactCACTTTGAGTGCTTGCAGAGAATAGCCACCAGCTAGTGTCTCAAAGTCTGGGAAATTTTAGTTAGTTTAATggtttaatgaaattttttctttgttcggTCATTAGAATTATATAATATGGATAGATGCCTCTGATTTCTTAGGCAGT from Pomacea canaliculata isolate SZHN2017 linkage group LG8, ASM307304v1, whole genome shotgun sequence encodes the following:
- the LOC112571206 gene encoding DNA-directed RNA polymerase II subunit RPB9-like, producing MEMYEQHDDGPGFVGIRFCKECNNMLYPKEDKENKVLLYACRNCDYQQEADNRCIYVNKIMHEVDELTQIVGDVIADPTLPRTEDHPCPKCGHREAVFFQSHSTKAEEGMRLYYVCTNQQCVHRWTE